The Skermanella rosea sequence GGCCCGGACGCAGAACATGCCGAAGGACCGGATCGACAGGGCGATCAAGAGCGGCAGCCCCGGCGGCGACGACGCCAACTATGAGGAGGTCCGGTACGAGGGTTACGGTCCCGGCGGCATCGCGCTGATCGTCGAGGCGCTGACCGACAACCGCAACCGCACCGCCGCCGAGGTCCGTTCGGCCTTCACCAAGCATGGCGGGTCGCTGGGCGAGACCGGGTCGGTCGCCTTCATGTTCAGCCGCATCGGCCTGATCGTCTATCCGGCCAAGGCTGCCGGGGCCGAGGCCATGTTCGAGGCGGCGCTGGAGGCCGGGGCCGAGAACGTGGACTCGACCGACGACGCCCACGAGATCACGACCTCGCTGGAAGACCTGTCCGCCGTGCGCGACGCGCTGGAGGAGAAGTTCGGCCCGGCGGAGAGCGCCGCCCTGACCTGGAAGCCGGTCAACACGGTGGCCCCCGACGAGGAGACCGCCGCGAGCCTGCTGAAGCTGATCGACGTGCTGGACGACAACGACGACGTCCAGACCGTGTCGGGCAACTTCGACATCCCCAACGAGCTGCTGGAGCGGCTGACCGCCTGATGCGAGCACCGGGACCGTTCAGGCTGGTCGGGCTCGATCCCGGCCTGCGGCACACCGGCTGGGGCATCATCGATGTCTGCGGCAACCGGATGACCCATGTCGCCAACGGCGCCATCCATTCCGACGGCGACCTCACCCTCGCCGAGCGGCTGGTGCAGCTCCACGACGGTCTCAGCGCCGTGATCGAGCGCTGGAAGCCCGACGAGGCGGCGGTCGAGGAGACCTTCGTCAACAAGAACCCGGCGTCCACGCTGAAGCTCGGCATGGCGCGCGGCGTCGTCCTGCTGGT is a genomic window containing:
- a CDS encoding YebC/PmpR family DNA-binding transcriptional regulator; protein product: MAGHSQFKNIMHRKGAQDVKRAKMFNKLAREISVAAKSGLPDPAANPRLRAAIIAARTQNMPKDRIDRAIKSGSPGGDDANYEEVRYEGYGPGGIALIVEALTDNRNRTAAEVRSAFTKHGGSLGETGSVAFMFSRIGLIVYPAKAAGAEAMFEAALEAGAENVDSTDDAHEITTSLEDLSAVRDALEEKFGPAESAALTWKPVNTVAPDEETAASLLKLIDVLDDNDDVQTVSGNFDIPNELLERLTA
- the ruvC gene encoding crossover junction endodeoxyribonuclease RuvC, with amino-acid sequence MRAPGPFRLVGLDPGLRHTGWGIIDVCGNRMTHVANGAIHSDGDLTLAERLVQLHDGLSAVIERWKPDEAAVEETFVNKNPASTLKLGMARGVVLLVPAKAGLPVAEYPTNLVKKSVVGAGHADKNQVQVMVGMILPGVEMKSADAADALAVAICHAHHAATRNVIAGALAIPGVRGGRA